The following are from one region of the Nostoc cf. commune SO-36 genome:
- a CDS encoding glycosyltransferase family 2 protein — MEKPLVSIVICTYGRASSLRSYSFPALANLTYPNYEVIVVNDGSKDDTQSFLKTCEENMANLLVLNNDKNRGSCYSRNRGVAYAKGEFIVFTDDDVSLFPDCLDELVKVYQEDSEVTAIWGCVYQYGGSWVKGTETYGTGSLMSFRRFIFNRFRFDTNLRYFNSYACEEHELMRRIQRQDFKIIKVKQAKADHFHAPAENRALRGIGGDLNYLYENLKFGSIFEYYCCFIMGLVLSLKRLISKSKFEDDSRKHPYQQVIETPIRLVAFIKNRQFSIAIKWIFYVLVDIPFRAKTKNIVELFAKDDTTLLKNTLFK, encoded by the coding sequence ATGGAAAAGCCTCTTGTCTCCATTGTGATCTGCACCTATGGCAGAGCCTCAAGTTTACGCAGCTATAGTTTTCCCGCACTGGCAAACCTTACCTATCCGAACTATGAAGTAATCGTTGTCAATGACGGTTCAAAAGATGATACACAAAGCTTTCTTAAGACTTGTGAGGAAAACATGGCTAACCTTTTGGTTCTCAATAACGATAAAAACCGAGGGTCATGTTACTCAAGAAATCGTGGAGTTGCTTATGCAAAGGGTGAATTCATTGTGTTTACTGATGATGATGTTAGTCTATTTCCAGATTGCCTTGATGAGTTAGTTAAAGTCTACCAAGAAGATTCAGAAGTCACAGCTATCTGGGGATGTGTTTACCAATATGGGGGTTCTTGGGTAAAAGGAACGGAAACCTATGGAACGGGTAGCCTTATGTCATTTAGGCGATTCATTTTTAATCGCTTTCGCTTTGATACAAATCTAAGGTATTTTAACAGCTATGCTTGCGAAGAGCATGAGTTAATGCGACGAATTCAGAGACAAGATTTCAAAATTATCAAGGTGAAACAAGCAAAAGCAGATCATTTTCATGCTCCTGCGGAAAATAGAGCTTTAAGAGGAATAGGCGGCGATCTAAATTACCTGTATGAAAATTTAAAGTTTGGATCTATATTTGAATATTATTGCTGTTTTATTATGGGGCTTGTATTATCACTAAAACGCCTAATTAGCAAAAGCAAATTTGAGGATGATTCACGTAAACATCCTTATCAGCAAGTAATCGAAACACCAATTCGTTTAGTTGCATTTATTAAAAACCGCCAGTTTAGTATAGCGATAAAATGGATATTCTATGTTTTAGTAGATATTCCATTTCGTGCTAAAACTAAGAATATCGTTGAGCTATTTGCTAAAGACGATACGACTCTTCTAAAGAATACATTATTTAAATAA
- a CDS encoding cation:proton antiporter, with product MVDIYIIDLFVIGLLLLMVTLGSGWISHLPLSFALIYLVVGILLGPYAFGLIQLRRDEVFNAELLEKITELVVIISVFSCGLKIVRPLRLGTWGITTRLIVFLMPISILALAVVGKLFLGMNWGEAILLGAILAPTDPVLASEVQLTDINDEDELRFGLTSEGGLNDALAFPFVYFGLHAIKDDNWGNWFKQWIAIDLIWAIAAGIFMGFVVAKSIVWIEKRIQKRRPADELMEDFIAISTILITYSLTEMANGYGFLAVFVAGLVVQRSYRNPEKPLAQLEFVEQVEKLMEVGTILLLGSILLFQPMLNYAMQSLLVIILLFFIIRPVGVWISTIGKRPVESHRRTFHPGTKWLMGWFGIRGVGSLYYLAYAFGNGLKGEAAEQIAWITYTTIVASVIIHGISSTPLMKWYERNIANKIKSNPPTTIDEFE from the coding sequence ATGGTAGATATCTATATTATTGACCTATTTGTGATTGGTCTACTTCTGTTGATGGTAACTTTAGGGTCAGGTTGGATTTCTCACTTACCTCTTTCTTTTGCCCTTATCTATTTAGTAGTTGGTATTTTGCTAGGCCCTTACGCCTTTGGACTGATTCAATTACGTCGAGATGAAGTTTTTAATGCCGAACTGCTGGAAAAAATAACAGAACTTGTCGTAATTATTTCTGTGTTTAGCTGCGGCTTAAAAATTGTTCGCCCTCTAAGATTAGGAACTTGGGGTATTACGACGCGATTGATTGTATTTCTGATGCCAATTTCAATTTTGGCTCTGGCTGTTGTGGGTAAATTGTTTTTAGGGATGAATTGGGGAGAAGCGATTTTATTAGGAGCAATTCTCGCACCAACTGATCCAGTATTAGCATCAGAAGTACAACTGACCGACATCAACGACGAAGATGAGTTGAGATTTGGTTTAACTTCTGAAGGTGGGTTAAATGATGCTTTAGCTTTTCCCTTCGTTTATTTTGGTCTTCATGCAATAAAAGATGATAACTGGGGGAACTGGTTTAAACAGTGGATTGCGATTGATTTAATTTGGGCGATCGCAGCTGGCATTTTTATGGGATTTGTTGTCGCAAAATCTATAGTTTGGATTGAAAAAAGAATTCAAAAACGCCGTCCTGCCGATGAGTTAATGGAAGATTTTATTGCTATCAGCACAATCCTAATAACTTATTCCTTAACAGAAATGGCGAATGGCTATGGATTTTTGGCAGTATTTGTTGCTGGGTTAGTTGTCCAACGCAGTTACAGAAATCCTGAAAAACCGCTAGCACAGTTGGAATTTGTTGAGCAAGTTGAAAAACTGATGGAAGTTGGAACAATTTTACTATTGGGATCAATATTATTATTCCAGCCAATGCTCAACTATGCTATGCAATCTTTATTAGTGATAATTTTATTATTCTTTATAATCCGACCTGTAGGCGTTTGGATTAGCACAATAGGTAAACGTCCTGTAGAATCACACCGCCGAACCTTTCATCCAGGAACTAAGTGGTTGATGGGATGGTTTGGTATTCGCGGTGTCGGCTCTTTATATTATCTCGCCTATGCTTTTGGTAATGGCTTAAAAGGTGAAGCTGCTGAACAAATTGCTTGGATAACTTACACTACCATTGTCGCTTCTGTAATTATACATGGCATCAGTTCAACTCCATTAATGAAGTGGTATGAGCGCAATATTGCTAATAAGATAAAGTCTAATCCTCCCACCACAATAGATGAATTTGAGTAA